Proteins from one Ketobacter alkanivorans genomic window:
- a CDS encoding metal-dependent hydrolase: MTSKNTDKVLKGGASVGIPPRHMDFQFSETMPKYFYANNATATIFFAMLSASFPPGERFFMDSVRHFRNRVTDKRQRAAISGFMGQEAIHGREHDRLNELLAERGFDMETPERFVKVMLSVLTKLPKSTQLAATTFMEHFTALLAEQLLEDEEFRSLADPEMIKIWQWHALEELEHKAVAYDVYELIGNSHGERIAAAAASVVVLIPMMGVTWAWMLAKDGKLGDVKDNAEGLKMMFGRNGFVSRILPRMPEFIARRFHPDDHDTKALEEAWRERLFGEGGQLFEAYKNRAA; this comes from the coding sequence ATGACTTCAAAAAACACAGATAAAGTACTGAAAGGTGGTGCGTCAGTGGGCATCCCCCCTCGGCACATGGACTTTCAATTTTCCGAGACGATGCCAAAATACTTCTATGCTAATAACGCTACAGCAACGATATTCTTCGCAATGCTGTCCGCATCCTTTCCACCTGGGGAACGCTTCTTTATGGATTCGGTACGTCATTTTCGTAACCGGGTGACTGACAAGCGACAGCGCGCCGCTATTTCTGGATTTATGGGTCAGGAAGCCATTCACGGTCGTGAGCATGACCGACTCAATGAACTGCTTGCTGAACGAGGCTTTGATATGGAAACCCCGGAGCGCTTCGTGAAGGTCATGCTTAGCGTGCTAACAAAACTTCCTAAGAGCACTCAACTCGCAGCCACCACTTTCATGGAACATTTTACGGCGTTACTCGCGGAGCAGCTGCTAGAGGACGAAGAGTTCCGGAGCCTCGCTGATCCAGAGATGATCAAGATATGGCAATGGCACGCTCTCGAAGAACTCGAACACAAGGCTGTCGCCTACGACGTTTACGAACTGATCGGCAATAGCCATGGTGAGCGAATCGCAGCTGCCGCCGCCTCAGTGGTGGTACTGATACCAATGATGGGTGTCACTTGGGCGTGGATGTTAGCCAAGGACGGAAAACTTGGAGACGTGAAAGACAATGCTGAAGGATTGAAGATGATGTTTGGTCGCAACGGGTTTGTCTCGCGAATCCTTCCTCGCATGCCAGAATTCATTGCTCGGCGCTTCCACCCAGACGATCATGATACCAAAGCGTTAGAGGAGGCTTGGAGGGAACGCCTCTTTGGTGAGGGTGGACAGCTATTTGAGGCATACAAGAACCGCGCTGCATGA
- a CDS encoding SDR family NAD(P)-dependent oxidoreductase, whose translation MKNFYNKVAAITGAGSGIGQAIAIALAEEGCHLALADISENGLQDTVARLRDYPVKVTSHVVDVGRREAVYQYADDCIKAHGHVNLIINNAGVGLGETVEAMSYENFEWLMNINFWGVVYGTKAFLPYLKQSGDGHIVNISSIFGIIGVPTQSAYNAAKFAVKGFTESLREELDIEGSSVSATCVHPGGVKTAIARNSRMGDTGSLTLGSKEEIAELFERIARTTPEQAANAILQGVRKNQRRVLIGADAVLLDIGQRLMPTGYQRLLETFFNRREGKENALRESL comes from the coding sequence ATGAAGAATTTTTACAATAAAGTAGCAGCCATCACCGGGGCTGGATCGGGTATCGGCCAGGCCATCGCCATTGCACTGGCTGAAGAAGGCTGTCACCTAGCACTGGCGGACATCAGTGAGAACGGCCTGCAAGACACTGTCGCCCGCTTGCGCGACTATCCTGTCAAGGTTACCTCCCATGTTGTAGATGTCGGTCGCCGGGAGGCTGTTTATCAGTACGCCGACGACTGCATTAAAGCACACGGCCACGTAAACCTGATCATCAACAATGCTGGCGTCGGCCTTGGTGAAACTGTCGAAGCCATGAGCTACGAAAACTTCGAATGGCTCATGAACATCAACTTCTGGGGCGTGGTGTACGGCACCAAGGCCTTTCTGCCTTATCTAAAGCAATCCGGTGACGGCCACATCGTCAATATCTCCAGTATCTTTGGCATTATCGGTGTGCCTACACAATCTGCCTATAACGCAGCGAAATTCGCTGTCAAAGGCTTTACTGAATCACTACGGGAAGAACTGGATATTGAAGGTAGCAGCGTCAGCGCAACCTGCGTACATCCGGGTGGAGTTAAAACCGCGATTGCTCGCAATAGCCGTATGGGTGATACAGGCAGCTTGACTCTAGGCAGTAAGGAAGAGATCGCAGAGCTTTTCGAGCGCATCGCCCGCACAACGCCGGAACAGGCAGCCAATGCCATATTGCAGGGAGTCCGCAAGAATCAGCGCAGAGTACTCATAGGTGCAGACGCAGTATTACTGGATATCGGTCAGCGCTTAATGCCGACAGGCTACCAGCGGCTACTCGAAACATTTTTCAACAGGCGCGAGGGTAAGGAAAATGCGCTGAGAGAATCGTTATGA
- a CDS encoding flavin-containing monooxygenase: protein MKHTYLDVLIIGAGLSGIGAACHLKKKCPSLRFGIIERRKRIGGTWDLFRYPGIRSDSDMFTLGYNFRPWTDTKMLADGPSIRNYIEDTASEYGVKRHINFGLKVLSESWNSEKNHWIVTAIDETTGEEHQFNAGFVLNCTGYYKYDAGYTPDIPGLDKFKGKLIHPQHWPEDYDYSGKRVVVIGSGATAVTLVPAMTDKASHVVMLQRSPTYVASVPEQDLISRNLRRILPEMTVYRMARTRNILLQRAVYRLSLAKPKAMRRLLLAAARRQLGPDIDMKHFQPHYNPWEERMCAVPKGDLFKVIREGKASVVTDQIDTVTETGIQLKSGDHLDADVLITATGLDLQLFGGAKLEVDGREVNVADTMMYKGLMLEGVPNMALVFGYTNSSWTLKADIASEFVCRLLNHMRGIGARVVTPVDEEGCATDLNFLNLRSGYVQRANDRLPRQGSKVPWQNLDDYLRDLPALRYGNLEDGHLHFEGNTKRRKGGVLRGLLSA, encoded by the coding sequence ATGAAACATACTTATTTAGATGTTCTAATTATTGGCGCAGGCCTGTCGGGCATTGGCGCGGCCTGTCACCTGAAAAAGAAATGCCCGAGTCTGCGTTTCGGTATCATTGAGCGGCGCAAACGTATTGGTGGCACCTGGGACTTATTCCGTTACCCCGGTATCCGTTCGGATTCCGACATGTTTACTTTAGGTTACAACTTTCGACCCTGGACTGACACCAAGATGCTTGCCGACGGCCCTTCTATTCGCAATTACATTGAAGACACAGCAAGCGAATATGGCGTAAAACGTCATATTAACTTCGGTTTGAAAGTGCTTTCGGAATCCTGGAACAGTGAGAAAAACCATTGGATCGTTACTGCCATTGACGAAACAACCGGTGAAGAGCACCAGTTCAACGCTGGCTTTGTACTCAACTGTACCGGCTATTACAAATACGATGCCGGTTACACCCCGGACATTCCGGGTCTCGACAAATTCAAGGGTAAATTGATTCATCCACAACACTGGCCGGAAGACTACGATTACAGTGGTAAACGGGTGGTGGTTATTGGGAGTGGTGCCACTGCCGTGACGCTGGTGCCGGCCATGACAGACAAGGCGTCTCACGTGGTGATGCTGCAACGCTCCCCTACCTACGTCGCCTCCGTACCAGAGCAAGATCTGATTTCCAGAAACCTGCGTCGCATCCTGCCGGAAATGACCGTTTACCGGATGGCTCGGACCCGAAACATCCTACTACAGAGAGCAGTATACCGGCTCTCGCTGGCTAAACCCAAGGCGATGCGCCGCCTACTTTTGGCGGCTGCGCGCCGCCAGTTGGGTCCGGATATCGACATGAAGCATTTCCAGCCCCATTACAATCCCTGGGAGGAGCGTATGTGTGCTGTACCCAAGGGTGATCTCTTCAAAGTAATTCGCGAAGGGAAGGCCTCCGTGGTGACCGATCAAATCGACACTGTGACTGAAACTGGCATCCAACTGAAGTCTGGTGACCATCTTGACGCAGATGTTCTGATCACCGCCACGGGTCTTGATCTACAACTGTTCGGTGGCGCGAAGTTAGAAGTGGATGGACGTGAGGTCAATGTGGCCGACACCATGATGTACAAGGGTCTGATGCTAGAAGGTGTGCCCAATATGGCCCTCGTGTTTGGTTACACTAACTCATCCTGGACATTGAAGGCGGATATCGCCAGTGAATTCGTCTGCCGCCTACTGAATCACATGCGCGGCATCGGCGCCCGAGTGGTCACGCCTGTCGACGAAGAAGGATGCGCTACAGATCTGAACTTTCTTAATCTTCGCTCTGGATACGTTCAGCGTGCCAATGACCGCCTGCCACGCCAAGGCAGCAAGGTTCCCTGGCAAAACCTTGATGATTATTTACGTGACCTGCCCGCATTGCGCTACGGCAACCTGGAGGACGGTCACCTTCATTTTGAGGGAAATACCAAACGCAGGAAAGGTGGTGTACTGAGAGGTCTGCTCAGCGCCTGA
- a CDS encoding alpha/beta fold hydrolase → MTCSRTRQTDQFTSSVTPTEYVGAGGLILRASRFGELTAPIVLLLHGGGQTRYAWNHTAQALSEMGYCAITLDARGHGESDWCAQGDYSTESLVADLGAVICALPTAPVIVGASMGGLTAMLALGEDDSLPCSALVLVDVAPRLEQQGVRRIIEFMCRHHDGFDDIQQVRDAVAAYNPHRAHANDLSGLHKNLRRHNDGRLYWHWDPAFLDHARLPSETDDGMFERIRLESAARKLSMPVLLIRGHQSDVLSDQGARELLDLVPHAHYEVLDQAGHMVAGDRNTIFTEAVLNFLHNPSCIGDAWGAGPLTETE, encoded by the coding sequence ATGACATGTAGTCGTACCCGACAAACTGATCAGTTCACTTCATCAGTGACGCCTACAGAGTATGTCGGTGCTGGTGGATTGATTCTCCGGGCCAGTCGATTCGGCGAGTTAACAGCCCCCATCGTGTTGCTACTTCACGGCGGAGGGCAAACGCGTTACGCCTGGAACCATACTGCACAAGCTCTCTCCGAGATGGGCTACTGCGCAATCACATTGGATGCGCGCGGGCACGGCGAAAGCGATTGGTGTGCACAAGGTGATTACAGCACCGAAAGCTTGGTCGCTGACCTTGGCGCTGTGATTTGCGCGTTGCCTACAGCCCCCGTCATTGTCGGAGCTTCCATGGGCGGTCTGACTGCCATGCTCGCCCTTGGGGAGGATGACTCGCTGCCCTGTTCAGCACTCGTACTGGTGGATGTGGCACCACGTCTCGAACAGCAAGGCGTTCGTCGCATCATAGAATTCATGTGCCGCCATCATGACGGATTCGATGACATTCAACAGGTGCGCGATGCAGTCGCCGCATACAATCCACATCGTGCTCATGCCAATGACCTGTCAGGACTGCACAAGAATTTGCGCCGCCATAATGATGGCCGTCTTTACTGGCATTGGGATCCTGCCTTTCTGGATCACGCCCGCTTACCTTCGGAAACCGACGACGGCATGTTTGAGCGAATCAGGCTGGAGTCAGCAGCTAGAAAGCTTTCCATGCCAGTACTACTAATTCGGGGGCACCAGAGCGACGTGCTCAGCGACCAGGGCGCACGCGAACTACTCGACCTGGTTCCCCACGCGCACTATGAAGTGCTGGATCAGGCAGGACATATGGTGGCCGGGGACAGAAACACTATTTTCACCGAAGCGGTATTGAATTTTCTACACAACCCGTCGTGCATAGGCGACGCGTGGGGGGCGGGCCCCTTGACTGAAACGGAGTAA
- a CDS encoding Ig-like domain-containing protein, with product MKTIINHRTITSFIALWVLLPNVLLLSGCGGDNSAITFTRSPTSKSLIFAYPYPGQREVTPSAQVVLRFSAPLDESVTADLHNRLQLVTVEGDNAITFDHDAADDKRGLVLRPVDKLTPNTEYRLQLIGEGIGGIDTSPFRDFRFRTAGAQQGFAETIGDGNFELLTIAPLDQSALLASIDDARQPNDMSTLRMVFNRLLDPATANYGEQVKLIDAQGSLVRVSLLLQGRYLVLDPMNDLKPVKHTLILSGLRSRGGETLPDLERTFTPVATIPRETAILKVGALGEQQPDLESKLTGKSINEVPVESFVLGTESFTKLEGDLAADLGFVPHFADAAPLRVPAGSVLRGSPVAVNILGEVNAGIETGEVLITLLSDANGYLIANPFSDAKDAPRYALLNMDAAMTAAGSIANAALSQNLLDIQVVGLAIVEDGVLVMDAVSVVEPEILGLERASGLLSFRLEAYADQRNAPVPPTDTRPLELQSWSPGDNFQPNARPGDPVILNFNKPLDPASVFLDGAITVNVNGIPLLPNQVLMRQDGATIVIKGSGIVEHNQDVEITLSSLLRDTQGNPLNQDRALAMRLPDLHRPNGDGTGLRSPIAAVFPGFSCALTEAELTGERSTWRNGRCVGGKSSDPKFHVNGLYKDYPIRVLFNRDIDPSTINETTFFVERRDSSNNWLPIPGRLDILPQRVEFFPDTPWQVGELYRYTLKSVDNPDCGVTAICSPDGAPLQTRQISQSSASAPAPREGGPDMVNHFVAAGEDDRYTLVGLRVLPVADANTNMVLDEEEQGAVVLEDSSIEPPPNHLGMVLKSYGGVITNANLGCSLGEDCPENHFAFISSGALAAGPRTHDPDVQVNRRLIDSNPATDNFVAGAIRANVYPTTVSTTSVFLEAQALGLITIGLDTGPLILRLLPQESDEPFITGFISDTPNGPWFNATFDVLVDAPELRPALGPIVLSHDIRSKPVANVTLEGPLRFVDDGRLVLKLGNADALVIPAGISLLGLGLGSVELEVPPLALDMTLTFLPVKNF from the coding sequence ATGAAAACAATAATAAACCACAGAACAATAACTAGTTTTATTGCACTATGGGTACTGCTGCCCAACGTCCTCTTGCTGTCCGGGTGTGGAGGCGATAATAGCGCTATTACCTTTACTAGAAGCCCTACTTCCAAGAGTCTTATTTTCGCCTACCCCTATCCGGGTCAACGGGAAGTGACGCCCAGCGCCCAGGTTGTGCTTCGTTTCTCAGCTCCCCTTGATGAAAGCGTTACTGCGGACTTACATAACCGACTGCAGCTGGTTACTGTCGAGGGTGACAACGCCATCACCTTCGATCATGACGCAGCGGATGACAAACGCGGCCTAGTGCTACGCCCTGTTGATAAACTCACACCAAATACGGAATACCGGCTGCAACTGATCGGAGAGGGTATCGGCGGGATCGACACAAGCCCTTTCCGTGACTTTCGTTTTCGTACCGCTGGCGCGCAGCAGGGGTTTGCCGAGACGATTGGCGACGGAAACTTCGAACTGCTCACCATCGCCCCCCTGGATCAGAGCGCGCTGTTGGCCAGCATTGACGATGCCAGACAGCCAAACGACATGAGCACCCTAAGAATGGTGTTCAATCGCTTGCTAGATCCGGCTACCGCCAACTATGGAGAGCAGGTCAAGCTTATCGACGCTCAGGGCAGTCTAGTCAGGGTCAGTCTTTTGCTTCAGGGACGCTATCTGGTGCTCGACCCAATGAATGATCTCAAACCGGTGAAACATACCCTGATCCTGTCCGGTCTGCGCAGCCGGGGCGGTGAGACGCTCCCGGACCTTGAGCGCACCTTCACACCTGTGGCCACAATACCGCGTGAAACAGCAATACTCAAAGTGGGCGCGCTTGGTGAACAACAGCCGGACCTGGAATCAAAGCTCACTGGGAAAAGCATCAATGAGGTTCCGGTAGAAAGTTTTGTACTGGGTACCGAATCCTTTACCAAACTGGAGGGCGATCTGGCGGCGGACTTGGGTTTCGTTCCGCATTTTGCTGACGCAGCCCCCCTGCGGGTACCTGCAGGTTCAGTGCTACGCGGAAGCCCGGTGGCAGTCAACATTCTTGGCGAAGTCAATGCAGGCATTGAAACCGGAGAGGTGTTGATCACACTACTGAGTGATGCAAACGGCTACCTGATAGCCAACCCGTTCAGCGACGCAAAGGACGCTCCGCGCTATGCTTTACTAAATATGGATGCGGCCATGACCGCAGCGGGAAGTATCGCCAACGCTGCGCTGAGCCAGAACTTACTGGACATTCAGGTAGTAGGCCTTGCTATAGTAGAAGATGGTGTATTGGTGATGGATGCCGTTAGTGTAGTTGAACCTGAAATTCTCGGCCTGGAACGCGCCAGCGGCCTGTTGTCTTTCCGCCTGGAAGCCTATGCCGACCAACGCAACGCGCCGGTACCGCCAACCGATACGCGCCCACTTGAGCTGCAATCCTGGTCACCCGGGGATAATTTTCAACCCAATGCCCGCCCCGGTGACCCTGTTATCCTAAACTTTAACAAGCCCCTTGATCCGGCATCGGTTTTCCTTGATGGCGCTATTACGGTCAACGTTAACGGTATTCCCTTGCTACCTAATCAGGTGCTTATGCGCCAGGACGGTGCCACCATCGTCATCAAGGGTTCCGGTATCGTTGAGCACAATCAGGATGTTGAAATCACACTGTCCAGCCTGCTGCGCGATACACAGGGCAATCCGCTGAATCAGGACAGAGCGCTTGCAATGCGCCTTCCTGACCTGCATCGTCCTAACGGCGATGGCACCGGGCTGCGCTCGCCCATCGCGGCCGTATTTCCCGGCTTTTCCTGCGCGCTAACAGAGGCCGAGCTCACCGGCGAGCGGTCCACATGGCGCAACGGTCGCTGCGTTGGCGGCAAGAGTAGCGACCCCAAATTCCACGTGAATGGTCTGTACAAGGACTACCCCATCCGCGTCTTGTTCAACCGCGACATCGATCCGTCAACGATCAACGAGACCACCTTCTTCGTTGAACGCCGGGATTCAAGCAACAATTGGCTACCCATACCGGGTCGGCTGGATATCCTGCCCCAGCGGGTGGAGTTCTTCCCGGATACCCCCTGGCAGGTCGGTGAACTTTATAGGTACACCTTAAAATCGGTGGACAATCCCGATTGCGGGGTCACTGCCATTTGTTCGCCGGATGGTGCACCGCTTCAAACCAGACAAATCTCGCAAAGCAGTGCATCTGCTCCTGCCCCTCGCGAAGGAGGCCCTGATATGGTGAATCACTTTGTCGCTGCCGGTGAGGATGATCGCTATACGTTAGTTGGTTTGCGCGTTCTGCCAGTGGCGGATGCCAATACCAATATGGTGCTTGACGAAGAAGAACAAGGTGCGGTAGTCCTCGAGGACAGCAGTATCGAGCCACCACCCAATCATCTAGGGATGGTGTTAAAGAGTTATGGCGGCGTCATAACGAATGCCAATCTCGGTTGTTCACTTGGGGAGGATTGCCCGGAAAACCACTTCGCATTTATTAGCAGCGGTGCTCTAGCAGCCGGCCCACGTACACACGATCCCGATGTTCAGGTGAATCGTCGTCTGATCGACAGTAACCCAGCCACAGATAATTTCGTAGCGGGTGCCATACGAGCCAACGTCTACCCGACAACGGTCAGTACTACCAGCGTTTTTCTGGAGGCTCAGGCTCTAGGACTCATCACTATCGGCCTGGATACGGGGCCACTGATTCTCAGGCTGTTGCCCCAAGAATCGGATGAACCCTTTATCACAGGGTTTATCTCCGACACGCCGAACGGCCCCTGGTTCAATGCCACCTTCGACGTACTCGTGGATGCCCCCGAGCTGAGACCCGCGCTGGGCCCTATTGTGCTTAGTCACGATATTCGCAGTAAACCGGTAGCCAATGTAACGCTTGAGGGGCCACTGCGCTTTGTCGACGATGGTCGGTTGGTCCTCAAGCTGGGCAACGCTGACGCTCTCGTGATTCCGGCCGGTATAAGCTTACTTGGTCTTGGCCTAGGGAGCGTGGAACTGGAAGTTCCCCCGCTTGCTCTCGATATGACTTTGACCTTCCTGCCTGTCAAAAATTTCTGA
- a CDS encoding OmpP1/FadL family transporter, producing MTCIINRILPTIFKLLLAVAIVAVPPDDALAGAGDAASTYGLGPINAGSAQAFSAFESGPWAVYYNPAAMARSPEGDLSAVVQYGDQELRAKSLGGSDPLTRESDVLSDSSSELVLLGIKTRITGASESDTSRSMYLGINVGVDEYISNILPYQANTAEQGQFLRYESQPLYLAFGGAVRDLVRGVDAGLSARLTLAAKARLEAVSDLAGNTDSEQLSLEAKPTLSPALGINIRTNELFCGHSPWRRTSCMPFGLNGLEVALFWRDETNYEVSVDANVVIPGVIPEPGLDLALSTIDSYQPQVFGGSILLPLGKFELVASVEKQNWSELESKFAGDTVREQAGLRFNDVVVPRVGARFQLSDQLRFFGGLAWEDSPLKSSRSQDVNFLDSDKTVVGIGGDYRLKNAPIINAPLVLSLAYQYQQIEERDFELTSINSPSDPAPFETVRADGDIHLFSLSASMKF from the coding sequence ATGACATGCATAATTAACCGTATCTTGCCGACTATCTTCAAATTATTGTTGGCTGTAGCAATCGTTGCCGTACCGCCAGACGATGCCCTTGCCGGCGCAGGCGACGCGGCATCCACCTATGGCCTTGGTCCCATCAACGCCGGGTCCGCGCAAGCTTTCAGCGCTTTCGAGTCTGGGCCCTGGGCTGTGTACTACAACCCCGCAGCGATGGCCCGCTCCCCCGAAGGCGATCTGAGTGCGGTCGTGCAATATGGCGACCAGGAGCTGCGCGCAAAATCGCTGGGGGGCTCTGACCCGTTGACGCGAGAGAGTGACGTCCTGTCGGACAGCAGTTCCGAGCTTGTGCTGCTAGGCATTAAAACCCGCATTACGGGCGCATCTGAATCGGACACGAGCCGCTCCATGTATTTGGGTATTAACGTAGGCGTCGATGAATACATCTCCAACATTCTACCGTACCAAGCCAACACAGCAGAGCAAGGACAATTCCTGCGTTACGAGTCCCAACCGCTTTATCTGGCCTTTGGTGGTGCTGTTCGTGATCTCGTTCGCGGTGTTGATGCAGGCCTTTCAGCACGCTTGACACTAGCGGCGAAGGCACGCCTTGAAGCGGTCTCCGATCTCGCGGGCAATACGGATTCCGAGCAGCTTTCGCTGGAAGCCAAGCCTACCCTGTCCCCGGCGCTGGGAATTAACATCCGCACAAACGAGCTCTTCTGTGGTCACTCACCTTGGCGTCGTACATCTTGTATGCCGTTCGGCCTCAATGGACTGGAGGTGGCGCTGTTCTGGCGTGATGAAACCAACTACGAGGTCAGTGTGGATGCTAACGTGGTTATTCCTGGCGTCATCCCCGAGCCGGGACTTGATCTGGCTCTGTCAACCATCGATTCGTATCAGCCACAGGTGTTCGGCGGCAGCATCCTGCTGCCTCTTGGAAAGTTCGAGCTTGTAGCCTCTGTCGAAAAGCAAAATTGGTCTGAGCTGGAAAGCAAATTTGCCGGAGATACAGTCAGAGAGCAGGCAGGTTTGCGTTTTAATGATGTGGTCGTTCCCCGCGTTGGCGCCCGCTTCCAGTTGTCTGACCAGCTCCGGTTTTTTGGCGGGCTGGCATGGGAAGATTCTCCCCTGAAATCATCCCGCTCACAAGACGTAAACTTTCTTGATAGCGATAAAACGGTGGTCGGCATTGGCGGCGACTACCGGCTCAAGAACGCACCCATCATCAATGCTCCCCTGGTGCTGTCGCTGGCCTATCAGTACCAGCAGATCGAGGAGCGCGATTTTGAGCTGACGTCAATCAACTCTCCCTCCGATCCGGCACCATTCGAGACGGTGCGCGCTGATGGCGATATTCACCTCTTCTCATTATCTGCTTCAATGAAGTTCTGA
- a CDS encoding sensor domain-containing diguanylate cyclase → MTLKMTSRWRLLLWFLVPVLVVCSIEVQAQLKGYTAEQLRYQLYYKVLDPAQTLSDSRWMRLEPNENSFGFTDKIYVFKLNIINLGQQTLPVLLEVAYPLLDHLDIYEGNLAPSSQRYSLGDKKPFSDRVIKNRNFVIPADLEPNKTEIYFFKVQTTSATQFPLNIWNPVDFHEREKMLYGWYGLYFGTMLVMAMYNLFIYSSVRYSAYLWYVVYVLSMTLFQAAIEGLTFRYVWPQSLWWNSISISFFVCTMMAGVLFFQIYFLDLKNQSPNLYLLSKVAIAVSAILIISTFIVPYQYIIKVGAVLTTSSCIIALFTGYWVWYKGYRQARYFCLAWTVLVIVGFGTVMNYVGLLPRSVFTEYSTQIGSLIEVVLLSFALAEYINYEKSMRYEAQQHALSLQKIHNEELETKVAQRTEELEVLNRKLSDLSTTDQLTGLRNRRFLNSYLREELERCQRYKRPMTLMMLDIDHFKQFNDIHGHLAGDACLQAVAKCISVSLRWPGDLVARFGGEEFCVLLGETDSAGAVKVAERIRGNVEQLEFRWQNQTMKVTISLGVVVKTPDAGDSIEILISCADDALYKSKAAGRNQVTFYQATCA, encoded by the coding sequence ATGACATTGAAGATGACGTCAAGATGGCGCCTGCTCCTTTGGTTTCTGGTACCCGTCTTGGTGGTTTGTTCAATCGAAGTTCAGGCACAACTGAAAGGCTATACTGCAGAGCAATTGCGTTATCAGCTCTATTACAAGGTTCTTGACCCAGCTCAAACGCTGTCCGATTCAAGGTGGATGCGTTTGGAGCCCAACGAAAACAGCTTCGGCTTCACTGACAAAATCTATGTATTTAAATTGAATATAATCAACCTTGGCCAACAGACATTGCCTGTATTGCTCGAGGTGGCCTACCCGCTGCTGGATCACCTGGATATCTACGAGGGTAATCTAGCCCCGTCATCTCAACGCTATTCGCTTGGTGACAAGAAGCCATTTTCCGATCGCGTAATCAAAAACCGAAATTTCGTAATCCCTGCTGACTTAGAACCCAACAAGACAGAGATCTATTTTTTCAAAGTCCAGACGACCAGCGCCACGCAGTTTCCTCTAAACATCTGGAATCCGGTTGATTTCCATGAAAGAGAAAAGATGCTTTATGGTTGGTACGGACTCTATTTTGGCACTATGCTGGTCATGGCCATGTACAATCTTTTTATCTACTCCTCTGTTCGTTACAGCGCTTATCTATGGTATGTCGTTTATGTTTTGTCCATGACTCTGTTTCAAGCAGCCATAGAGGGCCTGACATTTCGGTACGTCTGGCCCCAAAGCCTGTGGTGGAACTCTATCTCCATTAGTTTTTTTGTTTGCACCATGATGGCGGGTGTCCTTTTTTTTCAAATATATTTTCTGGATTTGAAGAATCAAAGCCCGAACCTTTATCTTTTGAGCAAGGTGGCCATCGCGGTGTCTGCTATTCTCATAATTTCGACGTTTATCGTTCCCTACCAATATATCATCAAAGTAGGTGCAGTCCTGACAACTTCGAGCTGCATTATCGCGCTCTTTACCGGCTACTGGGTGTGGTACAAAGGTTACCGTCAGGCCCGCTATTTTTGTCTTGCATGGACAGTGCTCGTGATAGTCGGATTCGGCACGGTGATGAACTATGTTGGGCTTTTGCCTCGAAGCGTTTTTACCGAATACTCAACCCAAATTGGTTCATTGATAGAGGTGGTGCTACTCTCATTCGCGCTGGCTGAATACATCAATTACGAAAAAAGCATGCGCTACGAAGCTCAACAGCATGCATTGTCATTACAGAAAATACACAATGAAGAATTGGAGACGAAAGTCGCCCAACGCACAGAAGAGTTGGAGGTGCTAAATCGAAAATTGTCGGACTTAAGCACCACGGATCAATTGACTGGCTTACGTAATAGACGCTTTCTGAATAGCTATCTGAGAGAAGAGTTGGAACGCTGCCAGCGATATAAACGCCCGATGACTTTAATGATGCTCGATATTGACCACTTCAAGCAATTCAATGACATTCACGGTCACCTGGCCGGTGATGCTTGCCTCCAAGCTGTAGCCAAGTGCATCAGCGTTAGTCTACGCTGGCCGGGGGATCTGGTGGCACGTTTTGGTGGCGAAGAGTTTTGTGTGCTGTTGGGCGAAACCGATTCAGCCGGTGCCGTTAAAGTGGCCGAGAGAATACGAGGCAATGTTGAGCAGCTAGAATTCCGCTGGCAGAATCAAACGATGAAGGTCACCATTAGTCTCGGGGTTGTTGTCAAAACTCCTGATGCTGGTGATTCGATCGAAATTCTCATCAGTTGTGCAGACGATGCCTTATACAAATCCAAGGCTGCGGGCCGCAACCAGGTGACGTTTTACCAGGCCACTTGTGCCTGA
- a CDS encoding type 2 periplasmic-binding domain-containing protein, with product MIRFNITATLVACIISFLSSHSFADVVVIVNPSNSVSELNDKWLGAIFLGKKTKFPDGSSAVPIEQQPGTSARDKFNEKILEKNEGQLRAYWSQRIFTGKGQPPKTVNGSADVKKLVSENPVFIGYIDASEIDDTVKVIRKLE from the coding sequence ATGATTAGATTCAATATAACGGCTACTTTAGTAGCTTGTATTATATCATTTCTTTCTTCCCATTCCTTTGCCGATGTAGTCGTGATTGTAAACCCAAGTAATTCTGTATCAGAGCTCAATGATAAGTGGCTTGGTGCCATATTCTTAGGGAAGAAAACGAAATTTCCGGACGGTAGCTCGGCTGTACCTATTGAACAGCAACCGGGTACGTCAGCCCGGGATAAATTTAATGAGAAAATTCTTGAAAAGAATGAAGGACAGTTGAGAGCATATTGGTCTCAGCGGATTTTTACGGGTAAAGGTCAACCACCCAAAACTGTCAACGGGAGCGCTGACGTAAAGAAGCTGGTATCGGAGAATCCAGTATTCATTGGGTATATTGATGCATCAGAAATTGATGATACGGTAAAAGTTATCCGAAAGCTTGAATAG